The nucleotide sequence CCTGGACGGCGAGTGGGCCTGGGTCGCCGTGTACCCGGGGCTGTCCGAGGCCGTGGGCCGCGAGATCACCCCGGACACGGACGCCGAGACGCTGCGGGCGATCGCCGCGGAGCACGAGGTCAAGGTGGACCCCGCGTGGGACGCGGAGAAGCTCGTGATCGAGCTGTTCGGTGAGATCGTGGAGCCCACCCTGATGAACCCCACGTTCGTGTACGACTACCCGCCGGCCGCCCAGCCGCTCGCGCGCCCGCACCGCTCGGACGACCGGGTCATCGAGGCGTGGGACCTGATCATCGGCGGCATGGAGCGCGGCACCGCGTTCTCCGAGCTGATCGACCCCGTCATCCAGCGTGAGCGCCTGACCGCCCAGTCGGCGATGGCGGCCGCCGGCGACGACGAGGCCATGCAGCTGGACGAGGACTTCCTGCGCGCCCTCGAATACGGCGCCCCGCCCATGGGCGGCATCGGCCTGGGCATCGACCGCCTGGTGATGCTGTTCACGGACGCCGGCATCCGCGAGACCATCCTCTTCCCGCTGCTCAAGCCGGAGGCCTGACATGGCCGACTTCTGGGACTACTTCTCCGTCCTCGCCCCCTCGATCGGCCTCGGGCTCATCTTCTGGCTGGTGATGCGCTCCCTGCTGCGTTCGGACACGGGCGAGCGCGAGAGTCAGGCCCGCCGGCTCTCGGGCGCGGACGCGCGGGCGGCCCGCGAGGAGGCCGAGGCCCGTGAGTGGGCGGCCCGACGCCGAGCCGAGGGCGGGCCGGAGGCCGATCCGGAGGACCGCGCCCGCTGAGATTTCTTCCCCGGCGTTGAAGAATCCTTCTGCCCGGCTTTGTTGCGGTATTCTTGAATCACCACAAGTGCACGGCCGGAATCGTGAGCACGCGGGGAAGAAGCCCGAGAGCGAAGACCGGAACCCAGGGACACGCGCACGAGAGAAGAAAGTGGGAATCACCGTTGGCACAGAAGGTAGAAATGGTCCTCGTGGATGATCTTGACGGTTCGCCTGCAGATGAGACCGTGAACTTCGCATTGGACGGTCGCAATTACGAGATCGACCTGTCGAAGGAGCACGCCGCGGAACTCCGTGAGTTCCTGAAGCCCTACATGAAGAAGGGCCGCGCCGTGGCACCGCCGTCGCCCAAGGTCGAGGCCGCCCAGATCCGCAAGTGGGCGGCCGAGAACGGCTTCGAGGTCTCGAGCCGGGGCCGTCTGCACCGCGACGTGGTGGAGGCCTACCGCAACGCGAAGCGCAAGTGAGCGCCCCGCCCGGGTGCGTCGAGGAATCGGCGTCCCCGGGCCTCGTTCCTGCCCCTCCCGACGACGGCCGGGCCGCTTCTCCCGCTGGCGAACAGCCGCGCGGCACGCGGTCCGGGTGCGTAGTGTCGACCACGACCGTACGCAAGGAGTGTGCCCATGTTCGAGAGATTCACCGACCGCGCCCGTCGGGTGGTCGTGCTCGCCCAGGAAGAGGCGCGCATGCTCAACCACAGCTACATCGGCACCGAGCACATCCTGCTCGGACTGATCCACGAGGGTGAGGGCGTCGCAGCCAAGGCACTGGAGTCCATGGACATCTCCCTGGGCGCCGTGCGAGAGAAGGTGCAGGAGGACATCGGCCAGGGCCAGCAGAACCCGCCCGGCCACATCCCCTTCACCCCGCGCGCCAAGAAGGTGCTGGAGCTGTCCCTGCGCGAGGCGCTGCAGCTCGGCCACAACTACATCGGCACGGAGCACATCCTGCTCGGCCTGATCCGCGAGGGCGAGGGCGTCGCCGCCCAGGTGCTCGTGAAGCTCGGCGCGGACCTGAACCGCGTGCGCCAGACGGTCATCCAGCTGCTCTCCGGCTACCAGGGCGGCGGCCAGGGCGGCAAGGAGACCGCCGGCGCCGGCGTCGGCCAGGGCGGCGAGGCCGGCCAGAACGCGGGCTCCGTGGTGCTGGACCAGTTCGGCCGCAACCTCACGGCGGCCGCGCACGACGGCAAGCTGGACCCGGTCATCGGCCGCGCCGGCGAGATGGAGCGCGTCATGCAGGTGCTCTCCCGCCGCACCAAGAACAACCCCGTGCTCATCGGTGAGCCGGGCGTCGGCAAGACCGCCGTCGTCGAGGGCCTCGCCCAGGCGATCGAGCGCGGCGACGTCCCGGAGACGCTCAAGGACAAGCAGCTCTACTCGCTGGACCTCGGCTCCCTCGTGGCGGGCTCCCGCTACCGCGGCGACTTCGAGGAGCGCCTGAAGAAGGTGCTCAAGGAGATCCGCACCCGCGGGGACATCATCCTGTTCATCGACGAGATCCACACCCTCGTGGGCGCCGGCGCCGCCGAGGGCGCGATCGACGCTGCCAGCATCCTCAAGCCGATGCTGGCCCGCGGCGAGCTGCAGACCATCGGCGCCACCACGCTGGACGA is from Micrococcus luteus NCTC 2665 and encodes:
- a CDS encoding histone-like nucleoid-structuring protein Lsr2: MSTRGRSPRAKTGTQGHAHERRKWESPLAQKVEMVLVDDLDGSPADETVNFALDGRNYEIDLSKEHAAELREFLKPYMKKGRAVAPPSPKVEAAQIRKWAAENGFEVSSRGRLHRDVVEAYRNAKRK